The following coding sequences are from one Onychomys torridus chromosome 16, mOncTor1.1, whole genome shotgun sequence window:
- the Odf3b gene encoding outer dense fiber protein 3B: MGSEAWVGPWRPHRPRGPIAALYRGPGPKYKLPPNTGYKLHDPSRPRAPAFSFGSRLPLQHTTCGPGPSHLVPARMTVRGSDGAPAFSIYGRLRHTAPFLTPGPGRYFPERSGNATYPSAPRHTIAPRNWGILTKQQTPGPGSYTVPSLLGPRVIGKVSAPTYSIYGRRSVGSCFEDLSKTPGPCAYHVVNPGVYKNRAPQFTMLPRTSVPQESTQRPGPASYSVDEHRKPRGWSFGIRHSDYLAPMIPHVND; encoded by the exons ATGGGCTCAGAAGCCTGGGTCGGCCCTTGGCGGCCACATCGGCCCCGCGGCCCCATCGCGGCGCTCTACAGAGGCCCGGGGCCCAAATACAAGCTGCCACCGAACACCG GTTACAAACTGCACGACCCATCTCGGCCGCGCGCCCCCGCCTTCTCCTTCGGCTCGCGCCTGCCCTTGCAGCACACAACCTGCGGGCCCGGGCCGAGCCATCTGGTGCCCGCCCGCATGACGGTGCGCGGCAGCGACGGCGCCCCAGCGTTCTCCATCTATGGTCGCCTCCGCCACACAGCGCCCTTCCTCACTCCGGGACCGG GCAGGTACTTCCCAGAACGCTCGGGAAACGCGACGTACCCCAGCGCTCCCCGGCATACCATCGCTCCCCGAAACTGGGGCATTCTCACGAAGCAACAAACCCCAG GTCCTGGGTCCTACACTGTGCCTTCGCTCTTGGGCCCACGTGTCATAGGCAAAGTCTCAGCCCCAACTTACTCCATCTACGGCCGCCGTTCTGTGGGCAGCTGCTTCGAGGACCTCAGCAAG ACCCCAGGCCCGTGTGCCTACCACGTTGTGAACCCCGGGGTCTACAAGAATCGAGCCCCGCAGTTCACGATGCTGCCACGGACTTCAGTACCCCAAGAAAGCACTCAGAGGCCAGGACCCGCAAGCTACAGCGTGGACGAG CACCGGAAGCCTCGTGGCTGGAGCTTCGGAATCAGGCACTCAGACTATCTGGCCCCCATGATACCCCACGTGAACGACTGA